From a single Candidatus Polarisedimenticolaceae bacterium genomic region:
- the aspS gene encoding aspartate--tRNA ligase: protein MSSPDLLQRTHGCGTLEPAHAAADTEVVLTGWVHARRDLGQLVFVELRDATGRVQVVFDPSGAREAHAIAEKLHQEDVVGIAGRVVLRESPNPNHPTGTVEVRARRIVVHNPARSIPFPVDDEVAANEEARLTHRYVDLRRPRLQKALRLRHRLASAARLALDAQGFVEIETPVLTKSTPEGARDYLVPSRVHPGRFYALPQSPQLFKQLLMVAGFERYYQFARCFRDEDLRADRQPEFTQIDLEMSFATPETIYAVIEPLVAAMFAQIGVGVKPPFPRMSYAEAMDRFGVDRPDTRFGLELRDAGDAAKGTGFAVFDGALDSGGTVRGIAVPGAAASASRKVLDAWTEVAKGLGARGLVWIKHESSGAVTSPALKALGEERARAVAQVVGAGAGDVALLVADARETCDKVLGGLRSRIAAELGLVPKDRWDLLWVERFPLLQQDAGEGRWVACHHPFTAPRWEDLDRLESDPGSVQAQAYDLVLNGTEIGGGSIRIHRRDIQDRVFRALGMGEEEAEAKFGFLRRALDSGAPPHGGIALGFDRICAMLLGAESIRDVIAFPKTTSASDLMTEAPSDVDARQLRELKLRIDD, encoded by the coding sequence ATGAGCTCGCCCGACCTCCTCCAGCGCACCCACGGGTGCGGCACGCTCGAACCTGCGCACGCCGCGGCCGACACCGAGGTGGTGCTCACCGGGTGGGTGCACGCGCGGCGCGACCTCGGGCAGCTCGTCTTCGTGGAGCTGCGCGACGCGACCGGCCGCGTGCAGGTCGTGTTCGATCCCTCGGGGGCGCGCGAGGCCCACGCGATCGCGGAGAAGCTCCACCAGGAGGACGTCGTCGGGATCGCCGGGCGCGTCGTGTTGCGCGAGAGCCCCAACCCGAACCACCCGACCGGCACGGTCGAGGTGCGCGCCCGGAGGATCGTGGTGCACAACCCGGCGCGCTCGATCCCGTTCCCCGTCGACGACGAGGTCGCGGCCAACGAGGAAGCGCGGCTGACCCACCGCTACGTCGATCTGCGCCGTCCGCGCCTGCAGAAGGCCCTGCGGCTGCGCCACCGGCTCGCCTCGGCCGCGAGGCTCGCCCTCGACGCGCAGGGGTTCGTGGAGATCGAGACCCCCGTCCTGACGAAGTCGACTCCCGAAGGCGCCCGCGACTATCTCGTCCCCAGCCGCGTGCATCCCGGCCGCTTCTACGCCCTGCCGCAGTCTCCGCAGCTGTTCAAGCAGCTGCTGATGGTCGCCGGGTTCGAGCGGTACTACCAGTTCGCGCGCTGCTTCCGGGACGAGGACCTCCGCGCGGACCGCCAGCCCGAATTCACCCAGATCGACCTCGAGATGTCCTTCGCGACGCCCGAGACGATCTACGCCGTCATCGAGCCGCTCGTCGCGGCGATGTTCGCGCAGATCGGGGTCGGCGTGAAGCCGCCGTTCCCGCGCATGTCCTACGCCGAGGCCATGGACCGCTTCGGCGTCGATCGGCCCGACACCCGCTTCGGACTCGAGCTCCGGGACGCGGGGGACGCGGCGAAGGGGACGGGGTTCGCGGTTTTCGACGGGGCGCTCGACTCGGGCGGAACGGTGCGCGGCATCGCGGTCCCGGGCGCTGCGGCGTCGGCCTCCCGCAAGGTCCTCGACGCGTGGACCGAGGTCGCGAAGGGGCTCGGGGCGCGCGGGCTCGTCTGGATCAAGCACGAATCCTCGGGCGCGGTCACCTCTCCGGCACTCAAGGCGCTGGGCGAGGAGCGCGCGCGGGCGGTCGCGCAGGTCGTGGGCGCCGGCGCGGGCGACGTCGCGCTGCTCGTCGCGGACGCGCGGGAGACGTGCGACAAGGTCCTCGGAGGGTTGCGCTCCCGGATCGCCGCCGAGCTCGGTCTCGTGCCGAAGGACCGTTGGGACCTCCTGTGGGTCGAGCGGTTCCCTCTCCTCCAGCAGGACGCCGGCGAGGGACGCTGGGTCGCCTGCCACCATCCCTTCACCGCACCGCGCTGGGAGGATCTCGACCGCCTGGAGTCCGACCCCGGCTCGGTCCAGGCCCAGGCCTACGACCTCGTCCTCAACGGGACGGAGATCGGAGGCGGCAGCATCCGTATCCACCGGCGCGACATCCAGGACCGCGTCTTCCGCGCGCTCGGGATGGGCGAGGAGGAGGCGGAGGCGAAGTTCGGGTTCCTGCGACGCGCGCTCGACTCGGGAGCGCCTCCGCACGGCGGCATCGCGCTCGGCTTCGACCGGATCTGCGCCATGTTGCTCGGGGCGGAGTCGATCCGCGACGTGATCGCCTTCCCCAAGACGACCTCCGCCTCGGACCTGATGACGGAGGCCCCGTCCGACGTCGACGCCCGGCAACTGCGGGAGCTCAAGCTCCGAATCGACGACTGA
- the hisS gene encoding histidine--tRNA ligase, with protein sequence MSARYQAVRGTRDILPEEIGRWHRLEAAARSTFERYGFREIRTPILETTELFARSVGGSTDIVRKEMFTLQAGDESVTMRPENTASVVRAFVEHNLHRTVGAGFPERLYYVGPMFRYERPQKGRQRQFHQIGAEVLGAPEPLCDAETIEMLWALLEGVGIRAKELRLNSVGDAACRGVFRDRLKAFLEPRLADLCEDCNRRYAENPLRVFDCKVEKDRAILESAPTVLDALCEGCATHFSEVRRRLDGYGIPYVVDARMVRGLDYYERTVFEVVSSGLGAQNALLGGGRYDGLVEELGGPRLPGFGFALGMERLLLVMPEEPGDRVATDVLLVGLGAPGFEASVSMARRLRAAGLSVTMPLAERPLGAQLKRADKLGARFAVFVGKDEIEKDRYGFKDLATGEQLELPEGAIAERVAAAKGTQR encoded by the coding sequence GTGAGCGCCCGCTATCAGGCCGTCCGAGGCACCCGAGACATCCTCCCCGAGGAGATCGGACGGTGGCACCGTCTCGAGGCGGCCGCGCGCTCGACCTTCGAGCGATACGGGTTCCGGGAGATCCGCACGCCGATCCTCGAGACGACCGAGTTGTTCGCGCGGTCGGTCGGGGGATCGACGGACATCGTCCGCAAGGAGATGTTCACCCTCCAGGCCGGCGACGAGTCGGTCACGATGCGTCCCGAGAACACGGCTTCCGTCGTGCGGGCGTTCGTGGAGCACAACCTGCATCGGACGGTGGGGGCGGGGTTCCCCGAGCGCCTCTACTACGTCGGGCCGATGTTCCGTTACGAGCGCCCGCAGAAGGGACGGCAGCGCCAGTTCCACCAGATCGGCGCGGAGGTGCTCGGCGCCCCCGAGCCGCTGTGCGACGCCGAGACGATCGAGATGTTGTGGGCCCTGCTCGAGGGGGTCGGCATCCGCGCCAAGGAGCTGCGCCTCAACTCCGTGGGTGATGCCGCCTGCCGCGGGGTCTTCCGGGACCGGCTCAAGGCGTTCCTCGAGCCGCGGCTTGCGGATCTGTGCGAGGACTGCAACCGCCGCTACGCCGAGAACCCGCTGCGCGTCTTCGACTGCAAGGTCGAGAAGGACCGGGCGATCCTCGAGTCCGCGCCCACGGTCCTGGACGCGTTGTGCGAGGGGTGCGCGACGCACTTCTCCGAGGTGCGTCGCCGGCTCGACGGTTACGGGATCCCGTACGTCGTGGATGCACGCATGGTGCGCGGCCTCGACTACTACGAGCGAACCGTCTTCGAGGTCGTCTCCTCCGGGCTGGGCGCGCAGAACGCGCTGCTGGGTGGCGGTCGTTACGACGGCCTCGTCGAGGAGCTGGGAGGACCCCGGCTCCCGGGGTTCGGATTCGCGCTCGGGATGGAGCGCCTGCTTCTGGTGATGCCGGAGGAGCCTGGGGACCGCGTCGCCACCGACGTGTTGCTCGTGGGGCTGGGCGCGCCGGGTTTCGAGGCGTCCGTGTCGATGGCGCGACGGCTTCGCGCGGCGGGGCTCTCGGTGACGATGCCGCTCGCCGAACGGCCGCTGGGGGCGCAGCTCAAGCGCGCCGACAAGCTCGGGGCGCGGTTCGCGGTTTTCGTGGGCAAGGACGAGATCGAGAAGGACCGGTACGGATTCAAGGACCTCGCGACCGGCGAACAGCTGGAACTCCCGGAGGGCGCGATCGCCGAGCGCGTCGCCGCCGCCAAAGGAACGCAACGATGA
- a CDS encoding dehydrogenase E1 component subunit alpha/beta, translating into MAPKTDTAVLRGLDRNALIRVHQVIALSRKVDDKEIQLKRQNKIWFQINGAGHEALGAAVGEVFRPGHDWFFFYYRDRAASLALGMTPVEMFLQATGAADEPQGGGRQMPSHFSSPRLHIANTSSPTGTQFLQAVGCAEAGLYGARHAGAGIAFEDDEVVLVTTGDGTTSEGEFWEAMNTASNRKLPVVFLVEDNGYAISVPVEVNTAGGSISKLVASFPDLLIREVDGCDPLATIEALRAAHEHCRRRLGPAIVHAHVVRPYSHSLSDDEALYKTKDERAEESERDPVKAFPKLLLREGIVTEEELAAIDADLDQRVQAAADVALAAPRPEPRTALDFVYSPDVDPTSAAFESPARLDGQPTTMVDLINACLRDEMRRDERIVLFGEDVADASREATLKEVKGKGGVFKVTWGLQKEFGSDRVFNSPLAEANIVGRAIGMALRGLKPVVEIQFFDYIWPAYMQIRDELTMMRWRSNNTWSCPLVIRTAYGGYIAGGAVYHSQTGASLFTANPGLRVVCPSNALDANGLLRTAIRCDDPVLFLEHKHLYRQTHNKSPYPGPDHAIPFGKASVVRPGTDVTVVTYGATVYRAMQAARLLEGSGISPEILDLRTLNPVDWDGIAASVRKTSKCLVLTEDSLSWGYGAEIAARISETLYTELDGPVRRLASTDTFVGYAPELEDFILPQVEDIKRAIEELVGW; encoded by the coding sequence GTGGCCCCGAAGACCGACACGGCCGTGCTGCGCGGCCTCGACCGGAACGCGCTGATTCGCGTTCACCAGGTGATCGCCCTCTCGCGCAAGGTCGACGACAAGGAGATCCAGCTCAAGCGCCAGAACAAGATCTGGTTCCAGATCAACGGCGCCGGGCACGAGGCGCTCGGCGCCGCGGTCGGCGAGGTCTTCCGCCCGGGCCACGACTGGTTCTTCTTCTACTACCGCGACCGCGCGGCGTCGCTCGCGCTGGGGATGACCCCGGTCGAGATGTTCCTCCAGGCGACCGGCGCGGCCGACGAGCCCCAGGGGGGCGGGCGGCAGATGCCCTCGCACTTCTCCTCGCCGCGCCTGCACATCGCCAACACCTCCTCCCCCACCGGCACCCAGTTCCTGCAGGCGGTCGGGTGCGCGGAGGCGGGGCTGTACGGCGCGAGACACGCAGGAGCCGGGATCGCCTTCGAGGACGACGAGGTCGTGCTGGTGACGACCGGCGACGGAACGACGAGCGAGGGGGAGTTCTGGGAGGCGATGAACACCGCCTCGAACCGCAAGCTCCCCGTCGTCTTCCTCGTCGAGGACAACGGGTACGCGATCTCGGTCCCGGTCGAGGTGAACACGGCGGGGGGCTCGATCTCGAAGCTCGTCGCGTCGTTCCCCGATCTCCTGATCCGCGAGGTGGACGGGTGCGATCCCCTGGCGACGATCGAGGCGCTCCGGGCCGCCCACGAACACTGCCGCAGGCGCCTGGGTCCCGCGATCGTGCACGCGCACGTGGTCCGCCCGTACAGCCACTCCCTCTCCGACGACGAGGCGCTCTACAAGACCAAGGACGAGCGGGCCGAGGAGTCCGAGCGCGACCCGGTGAAGGCGTTCCCGAAGCTCCTGCTTCGCGAGGGGATCGTCACCGAGGAGGAGCTCGCGGCCATCGACGCCGATCTCGACCAGCGCGTCCAGGCCGCCGCGGACGTCGCCCTCGCCGCGCCGCGTCCGGAGCCGCGCACCGCGCTGGATTTCGTGTATTCGCCCGACGTCGACCCGACCTCCGCGGCGTTCGAGTCCCCCGCGCGCCTGGACGGGCAGCCGACCACGATGGTCGACCTCATCAACGCGTGCCTTCGCGACGAGATGCGCCGCGACGAGCGGATCGTGCTCTTCGGCGAGGACGTCGCCGACGCCTCGCGGGAAGCGACGCTGAAGGAGGTCAAGGGAAAGGGCGGCGTCTTCAAGGTGACCTGGGGGCTGCAGAAGGAGTTCGGCTCCGACCGCGTCTTCAACTCCCCGCTCGCCGAAGCCAACATCGTCGGGCGGGCGATCGGGATGGCCCTGCGCGGTCTGAAGCCGGTCGTCGAGATCCAGTTCTTCGACTACATCTGGCCCGCGTACATGCAGATCCGCGACGAGCTGACGATGATGCGCTGGCGCTCGAACAACACCTGGTCGTGCCCCCTGGTGATCCGCACCGCCTACGGCGGCTACATCGCCGGCGGCGCCGTCTACCACAGCCAGACGGGAGCGAGCCTGTTCACCGCGAACCCGGGGCTTCGCGTGGTGTGTCCGTCCAACGCGCTCGACGCGAACGGCCTCCTGCGCACCGCGATCCGCTGCGACGATCCCGTGCTCTTCCTCGAGCACAAGCATCTTTACCGGCAGACGCACAACAAGAGCCCCTACCCGGGCCCCGACCACGCGATCCCGTTCGGAAAGGCGTCGGTCGTGCGTCCGGGGACCGACGTGACGGTCGTGACCTACGGCGCGACGGTGTACCGGGCGATGCAGGCGGCCCGCCTGCTCGAGGGGTCGGGGATCTCGCCGGAGATCCTCGACCTGAGGACGCTCAATCCCGTCGACTGGGACGGGATCGCCGCCTCGGTGCGCAAGACGTCGAAGTGCCTCGTCCTCACCGAGGATTCCCTGTCGTGGGGATACGGCGCCGAGATCGCCGCGCGGATCTCCGAGACGCTCTACACCGAGCTCGACGGGCCCGTGCGCCGGCTCGCCTCCACCGACACGTTCGTGGGGTACGCCCCCGAGCTCGAGGACTTCATCCTCCCGCAGGTCGAGGACATCAAGCGCGCGATCGAGGAGCTCGTCGGCTGGTGA
- a CDS encoding acetate kinase → MNVLVLNCGSSTLKFQIVETDLAEIEADTDRRLAKGVVERIGTHALITLQAEGRPKVVEDAPIRDHRAAVDRVLRWIVSEDAGVPGIRSLSDVHAVGHRVVHGGEAFKRSVKIDRDVIHGIEDTIELAPLHNPANLKGIRVAMELLGEGVPQVAVFDTAFHSEMPETSYLYGIPYSLYRRHKIRRYGFHGTSHRYVAYRYRKLKGLDRDAVNVISLHLGQGCSACSIRRGASIDTSMGFTPLEGLLMGTRSGDLDPSVLEFLSHKEGMSLAELDTLLNKQSGLLGISGLTGDMRDLLAEEAENGDRRARLAIDLFCRRVRKYVGAYLAADAGTEAILFTGGIGENSAPIRRRILEGLDRLGIRFHYNRNETVAPGATGCITAEESPIEAWVIPTNEELLIARDTVRVVRDVPRRW, encoded by the coding sequence GTGAACGTACTCGTGCTGAACTGCGGCTCCTCCACCCTGAAGTTCCAGATCGTCGAGACCGATCTCGCCGAGATCGAGGCCGACACCGACCGCCGGCTCGCCAAGGGGGTCGTCGAGCGCATCGGCACGCACGCGCTCATCACGCTGCAGGCCGAAGGACGTCCGAAGGTCGTCGAGGACGCCCCGATCCGCGACCATCGCGCGGCGGTCGACCGCGTGCTCCGCTGGATCGTCTCCGAGGACGCGGGGGTCCCGGGGATCCGGTCGCTCTCCGACGTGCACGCCGTGGGCCATCGGGTCGTGCACGGCGGGGAAGCGTTCAAGCGCTCGGTGAAGATCGACCGGGACGTGATCCACGGGATCGAGGACACGATCGAGCTCGCGCCCCTCCACAACCCGGCGAACCTGAAGGGGATCCGCGTGGCGATGGAGCTGCTCGGGGAAGGCGTCCCCCAGGTCGCCGTCTTCGACACCGCGTTCCACTCCGAGATGCCGGAGACCTCGTACCTCTACGGGATCCCGTATTCGCTCTACCGCCGCCACAAGATCCGCCGCTACGGCTTCCACGGGACCTCGCATCGCTACGTCGCGTACCGCTACCGCAAGCTGAAGGGACTCGACCGCGACGCGGTGAACGTGATCTCGCTCCACCTCGGGCAGGGATGCTCGGCCTGCTCCATCCGCCGAGGCGCGTCGATCGACACGTCGATGGGGTTCACCCCGCTCGAGGGGCTGCTCATGGGGACCCGCTCGGGGGATCTCGATCCTTCCGTGCTCGAGTTCCTCTCCCACAAGGAGGGGATGAGCCTCGCCGAGCTCGACACGCTGCTCAACAAGCAGTCGGGGCTGCTCGGCATCTCGGGGCTGACCGGCGACATGCGGGACCTCCTCGCCGAGGAGGCGGAGAACGGCGACCGCCGCGCGCGGCTGGCGATCGACCTGTTCTGCCGTCGGGTGCGCAAATACGTCGGCGCCTACCTCGCCGCCGACGCCGGCACCGAAGCGATCCTCTTCACCGGCGGGATCGGCGAGAACTCCGCGCCGATCCGGCGTCGCATCCTCGAGGGGCTCGATCGGCTCGGCATCCGGTTCCACTACAACCGGAACGAGACGGTGGCTCCCGGGGCGACCGGCTGCATCACCGCGGAGGAGTCGCCGATCGAGGCGTGGGTGATCCCGACCAACGAGGAGCTGCTCATCGCCCGCGACACCGTGCGCGTGGTCCGGGACGTGCCGAGGCGCTGGTGA